Proteins encoded by one window of Candidatus Nomurabacteria bacterium:
- a CDS encoding response regulator, with product MDTSLDTRKILIVEDEEIMLNLLGDALEKKGCVVFRANNGEDGLKLALSESPDLILLDILLPKIDGLQVLKKIREGAEAIKDVPVILLTNLNPDKEEINQTITQTYPAYYLVKSNWNVDDVIDKVRERLSRK from the coding sequence ATGGATACATCATTAGATACAAGAAAAATCTTAATTGTTGAGGATGAAGAAATCATGCTTAATCTTTTGGGCGATGCACTTGAAAAAAAGGGCTGCGTGGTCTTTAGAGCAAACAATGGTGAGGATGGATTAAAACTTGCCTTGAGTGAGAGCCCTGATTTAATTTTGCTCGATATCCTTTTGCCAAAAATTGACGGACTTCAAGTTTTAAAGAAAATCCGTGAAGGAGCTGAAGCTATAAAGGATGTTCCAGTCATACTCCTAACTAATTTGAATCCTGACAAGGAAGAGATAAACCAAACAATCACCCAAACCTACCCTGCCTACTACCTTGTCAAGTCCAATTGGAACGTTGATGACGTCATTGATAAAGTCCGCGAGCGACTATCTCGTAAATAA
- a CDS encoding 4a-hydroxytetrahydrobiopterin dehydratase yields MELARKKCKPCEDKKTKGIAQADLQDFLDEVHHWALAKDGKSISRMFEFKDFIGAVNFVDMVADIAEGEGHHPDIMIEYNKVTLTLSTHSIGELTENDFIVAAKIDDSMHRV; encoded by the coding sequence ATGGAGCTCGCTCGAAAAAAATGTAAACCGTGTGAAGACAAAAAAACCAAGGGTATTGCCCAGGCGGATTTGCAGGATTTTCTCGATGAGGTACACCACTGGGCCCTTGCCAAAGATGGCAAAAGTATATCTCGAATGTTTGAGTTCAAGGACTTTATCGGTGCGGTGAATTTCGTCGATATGGTTGCTGATATTGCCGAAGGCGAAGGGCACCATCCTGATATTATGATTGAATATAATAAAGTTACTTTGACACTCTCAACGCACTCAATCGGTGAGCTCACTGAAAATGATTTTATTGTAGCTGCCAAGATTGATGATAGTATGCATCGTGTATGA
- a CDS encoding CPXCG motif-containing cysteine-rich protein, with protein sequence METKEHFFNCPYCGEEISVILDLSAGSQSYIEDCEVCCHPIDISYEVENAEVTAFEATTTE encoded by the coding sequence ATGGAAACCAAAGAGCACTTTTTTAATTGCCCATACTGCGGAGAAGAAATATCAGTGATTTTAGATCTTTCAGCTGGTAGTCAAAGTTATATTGAGGATTGTGAAGTTTGCTGCCATCCAATCGACATTAGCTATGAAGTAGAAAATGCAGAGGTTACTGCATTTGAAGCTACGACGACTGAGTAG
- the eno gene encoding phosphopyruvate hydratase: MAKIQSVTAKEIIDSRGNPTLEVCCTLSRGGVMAKASVPSGASTGVHEVLELRDHDQSRYGGLGVLRAIENVNTEIYESIKDKDFDQTSLDMALIQRDGTENKSRLGANALLGVSLAFARACAEEQKVELYEYLGGLGSTMTFKLPQPMFNVINGGKHADSGLDIQEFMLAPIGFDSFRRKVQATGEIILSLKKILKSKGYTTSVGDEGGFAPRLTTSEEALELIEEAIVAANYTLDQVKIAIDAAASSFYKNGIYRLKIAGESADRTTNQVIDWYEELIERHPIISIEDGLAEDDWEGFVEMRKRLGDKIKIVGDDLTVTNSKRIQVAIDKQAINAVLIKPNQIGTLTETIEAIQLTKKQGWSPFVSHRSGDTTDTFIADLAVGLASDYIKSGSLVRAERVCKYNRLMEIEDIINNK; encoded by the coding sequence ATGGCAAAGATACAATCAGTTACAGCAAAAGAGATTATCGATTCCCGTGGCAATCCAACGTTAGAGGTTTGCTGTACACTCTCGCGCGGTGGTGTGATGGCAAAGGCATCTGTCCCCTCCGGAGCAAGTACTGGAGTTCATGAGGTTCTTGAATTGCGTGATCACGATCAGAGCAGATACGGAGGACTCGGCGTACTTAGAGCTATCGAAAATGTAAATACAGAAATTTATGAGTCTATCAAAGATAAAGACTTTGATCAGACTAGTCTCGATATGGCTCTAATTCAGCGAGATGGTACGGAAAACAAATCACGCCTCGGTGCAAATGCACTTCTCGGAGTCTCCTTGGCTTTTGCCCGTGCTTGTGCAGAAGAGCAAAAGGTTGAGCTGTACGAATATTTGGGGGGACTGGGGAGTACCATGACCTTTAAACTTCCACAACCAATGTTTAATGTTATTAATGGTGGCAAGCATGCTGATAGTGGCTTAGATATTCAGGAATTCATGCTTGCTCCCATTGGTTTTGATTCTTTCCGTCGGAAAGTGCAAGCTACGGGGGAAATCATTTTGTCATTGAAAAAGATATTGAAATCTAAGGGTTATACAACAAGTGTCGGCGACGAAGGTGGTTTTGCGCCAAGACTCACAACCTCTGAAGAGGCATTGGAACTTATTGAAGAGGCGATTGTAGCTGCTAACTACACATTAGACCAGGTTAAGATCGCAATAGACGCGGCTGCATCGAGTTTCTATAAGAATGGTATATACCGATTGAAAATTGCAGGAGAAAGCGCAGATAGAACAACCAATCAAGTAATTGATTGGTATGAGGAATTGATCGAAAGACATCCAATTATTTCTATCGAGGATGGTCTAGCAGAGGACGACTGGGAGGGTTTTGTCGAAATGAGAAAAAGATTGGGCGACAAGATAAAAATCGTTGGCGACGATCTCACGGTGACAAATAGTAAAAGAATACAAGTTGCTATCGACAAACAGGCGATCAATGCTGTGCTTATCAAACCAAATCAAATTGGCACGTTGACTGAAACTATAGAGGCGATTCAGCTGACAAAAAAGCAGGGCTGGTCTCCGTTTGTATCCCATCGATCCGGTGACACGACAGATACGTTTATTGCCGATCTTGCAGTTGGACTTGCCAGTGACTATATTAAGTCGGGATCACTTGTTCGTGCTGAGAGAGTCTGCAAATATAATAGACTTATGGAAATCGAAGATATTATAAACAACAAATAA
- the rplS gene encoding 50S ribosomal protein L19 produces MKVKANQTPVSVDERTKLAFSSGDTVKVWSKILDKGKFRLQAFEGMVLARKHGNEAGATFTVRKVASGVGVERIFPLYSPMIDKIEIVKKTRARRSKLYYIREKAVRDIRRKMKTAKTYITDEETKDETAV; encoded by the coding sequence ATGAAGGTCAAAGCAAATCAAACTCCTGTATCAGTCGACGAGCGAACCAAGCTTGCTTTTTCGTCTGGAGATACGGTCAAAGTTTGGTCAAAAATTCTCGATAAGGGCAAGTTTCGTCTCCAGGCATTTGAAGGTATGGTGCTCGCGAGGAAGCATGGCAATGAAGCTGGCGCAACCTTTACGGTCCGCAAAGTTGCAAGTGGTGTGGGTGTTGAACGTATTTTCCCCCTCTATTCTCCAATGATCGACAAGATCGAGATCGTCAAGAAGACTCGAGCACGACGCAGTAAGCTTTACTATATCCGTGAGAAAGCAGTCCGTGATATTCGCCGTAAAATGAAGACAGCCAAAACCTACATTACTGACGAAGAAACAAAAGACGAAACAGCAGTATAA
- a CDS encoding 2,3-bisphosphoglycerate-dependent phosphoglycerate mutase has protein sequence MTSKLLLVRHHESEWNKLGKWTGLRDRHLDQYGFNKSEDMGSLIQDIEIDYAFASMLVRSIETLSCMLNVCKRYKVPTEHAAALNERDYGDYTGKNKWEMEKILGEEEFKKLRRGWEYPIPNGESLKMVYDRAVPYFLEKILPRVMENKNILVVAHGNSLRTLVKYIENISDENIADIEIPFGSILIYDIDETGHMIHKEIRQTESQVPS, from the coding sequence ATGACAAGCAAACTTCTCTTGGTACGACATCACGAATCAGAATGGAACAAGCTCGGCAAATGGACGGGTTTGCGTGATCGCCATTTGGACCAATATGGATTCAATAAATCCGAAGATATGGGATCCCTCATACAGGATATCGAGATCGACTATGCCTTTGCTTCGATGCTCGTACGTTCTATTGAGACACTTTCATGCATGCTCAATGTATGTAAGCGATACAAAGTACCAACGGAACACGCTGCCGCTTTGAATGAACGCGATTATGGTGACTATACAGGAAAGAATAAATGGGAAATGGAGAAGATTCTCGGCGAAGAAGAATTTAAGAAACTCCGACGAGGCTGGGAATATCCCATACCCAATGGCGAATCGCTTAAGATGGTCTATGATCGCGCGGTCCCTTATTTTTTAGAAAAAATCTTGCCACGAGTTATGGAAAATAAAAATATACTGGTCGTAGCGCATGGTAATTCACTTCGCACGCTCGTCAAATATATTGAGAACATTTCCGACGAGAATATAGCAGATATCGAGATACCCTTTGGCTCGATTCTTATTTATGATATTGACGAGACTGGCCATATGATACACAAGGAGATTCGCCAGACTGAATCACAAGTACCCTCATGA
- a CDS encoding vitamin K epoxide reductase family protein produces MIPETLTQLFLILAGFCGFILAFYIHTKKKAKQPLVCPLRSSCESVVHSNYSKFLGVPVELFGLAYYALIAVSHLFLLAYKNGTPGWFSFVVLVISFFSFLFSLYLVSIQAFVLKQWCTWCLFSAFLCTVIFLLTVTSIPINITPFLLEHKRIITIFHLFGMAIGVGAATITDIFFFKFLRDYRISEEESDIMNTLSHVIWCALGILVASGVGLYLPQADTLAESSKFLIKMIAVVVLIVNGFLLNIIIAPKLVHITFGEPHPHKPGELHRLRHLSYALGAISITTWYFTFVLGALRNVSFSFATLIVFYLTLLVLAIIGSQLYDYIYVAKK; encoded by the coding sequence ATGATACCAGAGACACTAACTCAACTTTTCTTAATATTGGCAGGCTTTTGCGGATTTATTTTAGCGTTCTATATTCATACCAAGAAGAAAGCTAAACAGCCACTCGTCTGTCCGCTTCGTTCGAGTTGCGAAAGTGTCGTTCATAGTAACTACTCAAAATTTCTTGGCGTGCCTGTAGAACTGTTTGGTCTTGCCTACTATGCGCTCATTGCTGTATCCCACCTTTTCTTATTGGCTTACAAGAATGGTACCCCAGGGTGGTTTTCGTTCGTGGTGCTCGTTATTTCTTTCTTTTCATTCTTGTTCTCCCTGTATTTAGTATCTATTCAAGCTTTCGTTCTCAAGCAGTGGTGTACCTGGTGTCTCTTCTCGGCATTCCTATGTACGGTTATTTTTCTATTGACGGTGACGAGTATACCGATCAATATCACGCCGTTTTTGCTTGAGCACAAACGAATCATAACGATATTTCATTTGTTCGGCATGGCGATAGGTGTTGGTGCAGCAACGATTACTGATATCTTTTTCTTTAAGTTCTTACGAGACTATAGAATATCTGAAGAAGAATCAGACATAATGAATACGCTTTCACATGTCATTTGGTGTGCGCTAGGTATACTGGTTGCAAGTGGTGTTGGGCTTTATTTGCCACAAGCAGACACACTTGCCGAGTCTTCGAAATTCTTGATCAAGATGATAGCGGTAGTAGTACTGATCGTCAACGGATTTCTCCTTAATATCATTATTGCACCGAAGCTTGTGCATATTACCTTTGGTGAACCGCATCCGCACAAGCCTGGTGAGCTGCATAGGCTTCGTCATCTCTCATATGCGCTCGGCGCTATATCGATCACCACGTGGTACTTTACGTTTGTACTTGGGGCACTTCGTAATGTGTCTTTTTCATTTGCAACGCTTATTGTTTTCTATCTCACGCTACTCGTGCTTGCGATCATTGGTAGTCAACTCTATGACTATATCTACGTAGCAAAAAAATAA
- a CDS encoding D-glycerate dehydrogenase: MSKNIFVTRQIPNIGINMLKQKGYTVDINPNDSPLSQKKLISFLKKKPYDAVLVLLTDSIDAKVFHHVPNIKLYANYATGFDNIDVTEAKKLGITVTNAPTPLSTEAVAEHTIALMLALAARIVEADEFVRRGKYKGWAPMQFIGTDILGSTLGLVGAGRIGERVAYYAKGLGMKIIYTDVARNDRIEKECGATYCSTIETLLPQADVTSLHVPLLDSTRHLINEARLRLMKPSAFLINTSRGPIIDEKALEVALREKSISGAALDVFEFEPKTVPGLLRLQNIILTPHIASASIGARNQMAEIVARNIISFFEGRTPENIVNP, encoded by the coding sequence ATGTCAAAGAATATTTTTGTAACTCGACAAATTCCTAATATTGGAATTAATATGCTGAAGCAAAAAGGATATACGGTGGATATCAATCCAAACGATTCTCCACTTTCTCAAAAAAAACTCATTTCATTTTTGAAAAAGAAACCATATGATGCCGTACTCGTCCTTTTGACTGACAGTATAGACGCAAAGGTGTTTCATCATGTGCCAAATATAAAGCTATATGCCAACTATGCTACTGGTTTCGACAATATAGATGTGACAGAAGCAAAAAAACTTGGAATAACAGTAACAAATGCCCCCACTCCTCTCTCCACTGAAGCTGTTGCAGAACACACAATAGCTCTCATGCTTGCTCTTGCGGCGAGGATTGTCGAAGCTGATGAGTTTGTCAGGCGAGGAAAGTATAAAGGCTGGGCGCCGATGCAGTTTATCGGTACAGACATTCTTGGGAGCACACTTGGTCTTGTTGGGGCCGGTCGGATCGGTGAGAGAGTTGCTTATTACGCTAAGGGTCTTGGTATGAAAATTATCTACACTGACGTGGCTAGAAATGATCGTATCGAAAAAGAATGTGGTGCGACATACTGTAGTACAATTGAGACGCTTTTACCCCAGGCGGATGTCACGAGTCTGCATGTACCACTCCTTGATTCGACAAGGCATCTGATAAATGAAGCACGCCTTCGACTTATGAAACCATCTGCTTTTCTCATCAATACTTCACGTGGTCCAATTATTGATGAGAAGGCTCTTGAGGTGGCTTTGAGAGAAAAAAGTATTAGCGGTGCAGCTCTCGATGTTTTCGAATTTGAACCCAAAACCGTTCCGGGACTTCTCAGATTACAAAATATTATTCTGACTCCACATATCGCCTCCGCAAGTATTGGGGCTCGAAACCAGATGGCTGAAATTGTAGCTCGCAATATTATTAGCTTCTTTGAAGGCAGAACTCCAGAGAATATTGTTAATCCTTAA
- a CDS encoding tRNA-dependent cyclodipeptide synthase yields the protein MQNIYPIIGMSPGNSYFKDEEIKYLLKTAIDRYGKVAVMIADIPAISTYIALGYPENRARRDKALPQGNLLKNRTERAVVQLGYTKDQVRIIDWENEIEPNENYKKSYEYIRQLYESNKQFEYDANETTKGVITGSKKEIADVAVAVKTAVHYLLSEFAFLDFAPGFLGAEKVVYIYHKNWPVYENYIAGKYDGKSKDSVDFLLMENPWETYRSVWGDEDNENGSYTSALDRVEKTKTLRVAFTNYPPALFYNHETDTFSGIFYEIITAIAKKHEWQIKWSEETGYGVVIDGLDHNRFDLFGSTVWPTPERKEKASFSKSIYTSNAYPWTLPGIEYEKLKNSPELRVVVKENDISHSIAKADFPNARLVFVPQLSDPQELLQFVTDGKGDMTFAEINLMEIFTKTKQKKLVQATSDPIRIYENTFVFKKDDLSLKNLIDDEIGVMLASGKLSELIEKYI from the coding sequence ATGCAGAATATATATCCAATCATCGGTATGAGTCCCGGCAATAGCTACTTCAAGGATGAAGAGATTAAATACCTCCTCAAGACGGCCATTGACCGCTATGGAAAAGTTGCTGTTATGATCGCTGATATTCCCGCTATCTCGACTTATATTGCCCTTGGATATCCTGAAAATCGCGCGCGGCGCGATAAGGCCCTGCCACAAGGAAATCTCCTGAAGAATAGAACTGAGCGAGCCGTCGTCCAACTTGGATATACAAAAGACCAAGTGAGAATCATAGATTGGGAAAATGAAATAGAGCCAAATGAGAATTATAAAAAGTCCTATGAGTATATTCGACAGCTATACGAATCAAACAAACAGTTTGAGTACGATGCGAATGAGACCACAAAAGGTGTTATTACAGGATCGAAGAAAGAAATCGCAGATGTAGCTGTTGCGGTAAAAACAGCAGTTCACTACTTACTATCAGAATTCGCGTTTCTTGATTTTGCGCCGGGGTTTTTAGGTGCTGAAAAAGTGGTCTACATTTATCACAAAAACTGGCCGGTCTATGAAAACTATATCGCAGGAAAGTACGACGGAAAGTCAAAAGATAGTGTCGATTTTCTGCTGATGGAAAATCCTTGGGAGACGTATCGTTCTGTGTGGGGCGATGAAGATAATGAGAATGGAAGTTATACTTCCGCTCTTGATCGCGTAGAAAAGACAAAGACGCTACGTGTAGCTTTCACCAATTATCCACCTGCACTATTTTATAATCACGAAACCGACACTTTCTCGGGTATTTTCTATGAGATTATTACTGCTATAGCAAAGAAGCATGAATGGCAGATCAAGTGGAGTGAAGAAACTGGATATGGTGTTGTGATCGATGGTTTGGACCATAATCGTTTTGACTTATTTGGAAGTACTGTTTGGCCGACGCCTGAACGAAAGGAGAAAGCATCTTTTTCAAAATCTATATACACGAGTAATGCATATCCATGGACATTGCCAGGCATTGAATATGAAAAACTAAAGAACAGCCCCGAATTGAGAGTGGTGGTAAAAGAAAACGATATATCTCATTCGATCGCAAAAGCTGATTTTCCAAATGCACGACTAGTGTTTGTGCCGCAGCTTTCAGACCCGCAAGAGTTACTACAGTTTGTTACTGACGGAAAGGGAGATATGACATTTGCAGAAATTAATCTGATGGAAATTTTTACAAAAACAAAACAGAAAAAATTGGTTCAAGCAACAAGCGACCCTATTCGCATATATGAAAACACTTTTGTTTTCAAGAAAGACGATCTCTCACTAAAAAATCTTATCGATGATGAAATTGGAGTAATGCTTGCCAGTGGTAAATTGAGTGAGTTGATAGAGAAATATATATGA
- a CDS encoding cob(I)yrinic acid a,c-diamide adenosyltransferase yields MLYTGKGDQGTSKLFNTEKGVRVSKSALVFEVLGTLDELNSFLGLARASVNEKKYALPDGKLLSDAVLDLQQDMFIIQAEIAGADMKIQSEKIVHLETLTTTIENILPPIKTFFIPGATEAGARFDVTRTVARRLERLIVAYQEENNLVDAETLRYLNRLSSVLYALARLVNHIEDKGEQVPTYS; encoded by the coding sequence ATGCTCTATACAGGCAAAGGTGATCAGGGAACAAGCAAACTTTTTAATACTGAAAAGGGAGTTCGAGTTTCTAAAAGTGCACTCGTCTTTGAAGTCTTGGGTACACTTGATGAGCTCAATTCGTTTCTTGGTCTTGCAAGAGCTTCAGTTAATGAAAAAAAGTACGCATTGCCAGATGGGAAATTACTGTCTGATGCTGTTTTGGATTTGCAGCAGGATATGTTTATCATCCAAGCTGAAATCGCTGGTGCAGACATGAAGATCCAGTCAGAAAAAATAGTCCACCTCGAAACACTTACGACAACTATCGAAAATATTTTGCCGCCGATCAAAACTTTTTTTATTCCCGGGGCAACTGAAGCAGGTGCGAGATTTGATGTTACTCGAACGGTAGCAAGGCGTCTCGAGCGGCTCATTGTGGCATATCAAGAAGAAAACAATCTCGTCGACGCTGAAACACTTCGTTACCTTAACCGGCTATCATCTGTTCTCTATGCCTTGGCACGATTAGTTAATCACATAGAAGACAAAGGTGAACAAGTCCCAACGTATAGCTAA
- the cyaB gene encoding class IV adenylate cyclase: protein MRKEIEVKAKLKDKEKIIEKLTELGCTLSAPVVQDDITFVDQNYGAYDEFQTGKNILRIRESNGKFIFTLKQPNKNEFDAIEHETEIADPVEFKAALLVMGYKEVVYIHKERIKTTYQDIEICLDEVRDLGSFIEAEKIMDEDVDAEIVQKELFNFLVSLGVDLNDQVTHGYDTMVYIKQKS from the coding sequence ATGCGAAAAGAAATTGAAGTCAAAGCAAAATTAAAAGATAAAGAGAAAATTATAGAAAAGCTTACAGAGCTTGGGTGCACGTTATCTGCGCCAGTTGTCCAAGATGACATTACTTTTGTAGATCAAAACTATGGTGCGTATGATGAATTTCAGACAGGTAAAAATATATTACGAATTCGAGAATCAAACGGGAAATTTATCTTTACCCTCAAGCAACCCAATAAGAATGAATTTGATGCAATAGAGCACGAAACAGAAATAGCTGACCCTGTGGAATTCAAGGCAGCACTCCTCGTCATGGGATACAAAGAAGTAGTCTATATTCACAAAGAGAGAATCAAAACAACATATCAAGATATCGAAATTTGTTTAGATGAAGTCAGAGACCTGGGTTCATTTATAGAAGCAGAGAAAATTATGGATGAAGATGTTGATGCAGAAATAGTGCAAAAAGAACTTTTTAATTTTCTGGTTAGTCTTGGAGTTGATCTGAATGATCAAGTAACTCACGGTTATGACACGATGGTGTATATAAAACAAAAATCTTGA